In Quercus lobata isolate SW786 chromosome 12, ValleyOak3.0 Primary Assembly, whole genome shotgun sequence, a genomic segment contains:
- the LOC115971928 gene encoding probable sugar phosphate/phosphate translocator At1g12500 encodes MVEAQTWTTRRMSNPRLDTTANDQVLDIPATPPGDVRNNNAYTGGSYFSPTVTTALIIASWYCSNIGVLLLNKYLLSIYGYRYPIFLTMLHMIACAAYSYASINFLEIVPLQHIHSKRQFFKILALSAIFCFSVVCGNTSLRYIPVSFNQAIGATTPFFTAVFAFIITCKKETGEVYLALLPVVFGIVIASNSEPLFHLFGFLICVGSTAGRALKSVVQGILLTSEAEKLHSMNLLLYMAPMAALILLPFTLYIEGNVAAVTVEKARGDRFIFFLLIGNATVAYLVNLTNFLVTKHTSALTLQVLGNAKAAVAAVVSVLIFKNPVNVMGITGFAVTIMGVVLYSEAKKRSKVTTH; translated from the coding sequence ATGGTGGAGGCACAGACATGGACGACGCGGCGAATGAGCAACCCGAGACTCGACACGACGGCGAACGACCAAGTCCTCGACATTCCGGCGACTCCGCCGGGCGACGTACGGAACAACAACGCCTACACCGGCGGATCCTACTTCTCGCCGACGGTAACGACGGCTCTGATCATAGCGTCGTGGTACTGCTCCAACATTGGAGTCCTCCTCCTCAACAAGTACCTCCTCAGCATCTACGGCTACCGGTACCCGATCTTCCTTACCATGCTCCACATGATCGCCTGCGCCGCCTACAGCTACGCCTCGATCAACTTCCTCGAAATCGTCCCGCTCCAACACATCCACTCCAAACGACAGTTCTTCAAGATCCTCGCACTCTCCGCCATTTTCTGCTTCTCCGTCGTCTGCGGCAACACGTCGCTGCGCTACATCCCGGTGTCGTTCAACCAAGCGATCGGCGCAACGACGCCGTTCTTCACCGCCGTCTTCGCCTTCATCATCACGTGCAAGAAGGAGACCGGGGAGGTCTACCTCGCTCTCCTACCTGTCGTTTTCGGAATCGTCATAGCCAGCAACAGTGAGCCTCTCTTTCACCTATTCGGCTTCTTAATCTGCGTGGGGTCCACAGCTGGACGCGCTTTGAAGTCCGTAGTTCAAGGGATTCTGTTAACCTCCGAAGCCGAGAAGCTACATTCGATGAACCTTCTCTTATATATGGCCCCAATGGCCGCGCTAATTCTGTTACCGTTCACGCTCTACATTGAGGGAAACGTGGCGGCGGTTACGGTCGAGAAGGCGCGTGGGGACcgttttatatttttccttctGATTGGGAATGCCACGGTGGCGTATTTGGTGAATTTGACCAACTTCTTGGTGACCAAGCACACGAGTGCTTTGACGTTACAGGTTTTGGGGAATGCTAAAGCAGCTGTTGCGGCTGTTGTGTCCGTTTTGATATTCAAGAACCCCGTTAACGTTATGGGAATAACGGGCTTCGCGGTTACAATTATGGGTGTGGTGCTTTATAGCGAGGCCAAGAAACGGTCTAAGGTCACTACCcattga
- the LOC115972251 gene encoding growth-regulating factor 10-like isoform X2 yields MEHRTPPPKIARFTNTGIGPTSCDNSWDMNTIGFGSIGADGSTPVGLNLELGRGSGHSTKSRVFTIFQLQELQLQALIYKYIEAGLPVPHHLLLPIWKSVANVFGGLNDGVPLGYTSFLGPSPLSWDHRMGMDPDPEAGRCRRTDGKKWRCSKEVVPHKKYCERHMQRGRQRSRKLVEPAQPTTWDASSSNTNLSISLSVNSNGSSSSSSNFSPRLGFSPESVIHGGRYSENIAL; encoded by the exons ATGGAGCACCGAACCCCACCTCCTAAGATTGCACGTTTCACAAATACAG GGATTGGACCAACTAGTTGTGATAATTCTTGGGACATGAATACCATTGGATTTGGATCAATCGGAGCTGATGGCTCAACTCCAGTTGGGCTTAATCTTGAGCTTGGACGTGGGTCTGGACACAGCACAAAATCGCGTGTTTTCACCATTTTTCAGCTGCAGGAGTTACAGCTTCAAGCACTCATTTACAAGTACATCGAAGCTGGGCTTCCCGTGCcacatcatcttcttctccctATATGGAAGAGTGTTGCTAACGTATTTGGTGGTCTCAATGATGGGGTGCCTCTAGGCTACACTAGCT TTCTGGGGCCTAGCCCCTTGTCTTGGGACCATAGAATGGGCATGGATCCTGATCCAGAGGCTGGGAGATGTAGAAGAACAGATGGGAAGAAATGGAGGTGTAGCAAGGAAGTTGTTCCACATAAAAAGTACTGTGAGAGGCACATGCAAAGAGGTCGTCAGCGTTCAAGAAAGCTTGTGGAACCTGCTCAACCTACTACTTGGGATGCTTCTAGCTCAAACACCAACCTCTCTATTTCACTCTCTGTGAATAGCAAtggcagcagcagcagcagcagtaATTTCTCTCCAAGATTGGGGTTCTCTCCTGAGAGTGTTATTCATGGAGGTAGGTACTCAGAAAACATTGCTCTGTAA
- the LOC115972251 gene encoding growth-regulating factor 10-like isoform X1, whose product MEHRTPPPKIARFTNTVGIGPTSCDNSWDMNTIGFGSIGADGSTPVGLNLELGRGSGHSTKSRVFTIFQLQELQLQALIYKYIEAGLPVPHHLLLPIWKSVANVFGGLNDGVPLGYTSFLGPSPLSWDHRMGMDPDPEAGRCRRTDGKKWRCSKEVVPHKKYCERHMQRGRQRSRKLVEPAQPTTWDASSSNTNLSISLSVNSNGSSSSSSNFSPRLGFSPESVIHGGRYSENIAL is encoded by the exons ATGGAGCACCGAACCCCACCTCCTAAGATTGCACGTTTCACAAATACAG TAGGGATTGGACCAACTAGTTGTGATAATTCTTGGGACATGAATACCATTGGATTTGGATCAATCGGAGCTGATGGCTCAACTCCAGTTGGGCTTAATCTTGAGCTTGGACGTGGGTCTGGACACAGCACAAAATCGCGTGTTTTCACCATTTTTCAGCTGCAGGAGTTACAGCTTCAAGCACTCATTTACAAGTACATCGAAGCTGGGCTTCCCGTGCcacatcatcttcttctccctATATGGAAGAGTGTTGCTAACGTATTTGGTGGTCTCAATGATGGGGTGCCTCTAGGCTACACTAGCT TTCTGGGGCCTAGCCCCTTGTCTTGGGACCATAGAATGGGCATGGATCCTGATCCAGAGGCTGGGAGATGTAGAAGAACAGATGGGAAGAAATGGAGGTGTAGCAAGGAAGTTGTTCCACATAAAAAGTACTGTGAGAGGCACATGCAAAGAGGTCGTCAGCGTTCAAGAAAGCTTGTGGAACCTGCTCAACCTACTACTTGGGATGCTTCTAGCTCAAACACCAACCTCTCTATTTCACTCTCTGTGAATAGCAAtggcagcagcagcagcagcagtaATTTCTCTCCAAGATTGGGGTTCTCTCCTGAGAGTGTTATTCATGGAGGTAGGTACTCAGAAAACATTGCTCTGTAA